The Niallia alba genome includes a window with the following:
- a CDS encoding LCP family protein, which yields MANNTRETYIKDTKKKKRKKVKLFIFVPLLVILIAGIGYGATLYSKAKSVADDSYEPIDRDSKRDAKVDPNIDDVSILFIGVDDSEKRSSQSGTTRSRSDALMVATLNEKEKSVKLLSIPRDSYVYIPERGYSDKITHAHYFGGVTSTLDTVEELLEIPIDYYVKMNFDAFMDVVDALGGIDVDVPVTFTEQNSKDKAGAIHLEQGYQELDGEQALALARTRKIDNDIERGKRQQLIMQAIMKKAISVEGITKYSKVMEAVGSNMTTDLSFSDMQSLIAYATADNGLQVETLTLAGTDGRVDGKYIYQLDETALAETKSVLQQHLGLNSSFLSDSNNSTETETDSTTDSSTLN from the coding sequence ATGGCAAATAATACAAGAGAAACTTATATAAAGGATACAAAGAAAAAGAAACGAAAAAAAGTAAAATTGTTTATTTTTGTACCATTACTTGTGATCCTTATAGCAGGCATCGGTTATGGAGCAACCTTATACTCAAAAGCAAAATCAGTTGCAGATGATTCGTATGAGCCAATTGATCGTGATTCGAAAAGAGACGCAAAAGTAGATCCTAATATCGATGACGTCTCCATCCTATTTATTGGAGTAGATGACAGCGAGAAACGATCTAGTCAATCTGGTACTACCCGTTCTCGTTCCGATGCCTTAATGGTAGCGACTTTAAATGAGAAAGAAAAATCGGTTAAATTACTCAGCATCCCACGTGATTCCTATGTATATATTCCGGAACGCGGCTATTCCGATAAAATTACTCATGCACACTATTTCGGTGGAGTTACGTCTACTTTAGATACAGTAGAAGAATTACTAGAGATTCCGATTGATTATTATGTAAAAATGAATTTCGACGCCTTTATGGATGTAGTTGATGCTTTAGGTGGTATTGATGTCGATGTCCCAGTGACATTTACAGAACAAAACTCGAAGGATAAAGCAGGCGCTATCCATCTTGAACAAGGATATCAGGAATTGGACGGAGAACAAGCACTTGCCCTTGCAAGAACAAGAAAAATTGATAACGACATTGAGCGTGGAAAAAGACAACAATTAATTATGCAAGCCATCATGAAAAAAGCGATCTCTGTTGAAGGGATAACAAAATATTCAAAAGTAATGGAAGCTGTCGGAAGCAATATGACAACAGACCTATCATTCAGCGATATGCAGTCCTTAATTGCTTATGCAACTGCCGATAACGGTTTACAAGTAGAAACACTTACACTCGCGGGTACGGATGGCCGTGTAGATGGTAAATATATTTATCAATTAGATGAAACAGCATTAGCGGAGACAAAATCTGTCCTTCAGCAGCATTTAGGTCTAAATAGCAGTTTCTTATCAGACTCTAACAACTCTACTGAAACAGAAACAGATTCAACAACGGATTCCTCCACTTTAAACTAA